Proteins encoded by one window of Rhodobacteraceae bacterium IMCC1335:
- a CDS encoding SpoIIE family protein phosphatase, with the protein MCQPYPKLKASRPPPVLRAIKTVLIVDDSAAQRRIVAGFLTGWGLHSLQASSAKAAIRLFKKHRPNIILSDWMMPEMNGLDLCDTLRQITPDLYIYFILLTSRSTKAEMLYAFQKGADDFLSKPIAVIELHARVTAAARLLYTQRKLKLKNRQIKAALRKTQALNAAMDKDLLAAQQLQTALIHNKHRRFGRFDFTALVENAGPVGGDLAGFFTIGATHIGFYIADVSGHDISAAMLTVRIANFFSTEAFGQNIAVQRLKTGQICPRQPHDILQSINQIILKEVTTDHYLTMISGLLDLTSGRLCFAQAGHPYPILQAKKGMFHHIGRDSLPIGISQTVRYQDHHLQLAAGERLILYSDGFSDGVYDQNTALGKEGLQPLFARVQHLHGPALTHNILENIHAIRDQTPLVDDLSALIITHRAAGASGPETSE; encoded by the coding sequence ATGTGTCAGCCATATCCGAAGCTTAAGGCCAGCAGACCACCACCGGTTCTGCGCGCGATCAAAACGGTGCTGATCGTTGATGACAGCGCTGCGCAAAGGCGCATCGTAGCAGGTTTTCTGACCGGCTGGGGGCTTCACAGCCTACAAGCCAGCAGCGCCAAAGCGGCAATTCGCTTATTTAAAAAACATCGTCCCAACATCATTCTAAGCGATTGGATGATGCCAGAAATGAACGGGCTCGATTTATGTGACACGCTGCGCCAAATTACCCCAGACCTGTATATTTATTTTATTTTGCTTACCTCGCGCTCGACCAAAGCCGAGATGCTGTACGCCTTTCAAAAGGGCGCTGATGATTTTCTCAGCAAGCCGATCGCAGTGATCGAACTTCACGCCCGCGTCACAGCAGCGGCGCGGCTTCTTTACACCCAGCGGAAGTTGAAACTCAAAAACCGACAGATCAAAGCGGCGCTGCGCAAAACCCAAGCTTTGAATGCCGCAATGGATAAAGATCTGCTTGCCGCGCAGCAGCTTCAAACCGCGCTTATCCATAACAAGCATCGCCGCTTTGGTCGGTTCGACTTCACAGCCCTGGTGGAAAATGCAGGCCCTGTTGGAGGGGATTTGGCGGGGTTTTTTACCATAGGGGCAACGCATATAGGGTTTTATATTGCCGATGTTTCGGGGCATGATATCAGCGCAGCAATGCTGACGGTGCGCATTGCAAATTTTTTTTCGACCGAGGCTTTTGGCCAAAATATCGCCGTACAGCGCCTTAAAACGGGCCAAATATGCCCGCGCCAACCGCATGATATTTTACAAAGCATAAATCAAATCATACTCAAGGAGGTTACAACCGACCATTACCTGACCATGATATCGGGACTGCTAGATTTAACCTCGGGGCGCCTTTGTTTTGCCCAGGCTGGTCACCCTTACCCAATTCTGCAGGCAAAAAAGGGCATGTTTCACCATATTGGCCGTGACAGCCTGCCAATCGGCATTTCGCAAACGGTACGCTATCAAGATCATCACTTGCAGTTGGCTGCGGGCGAGCGTCTGATTCTTTATTCGGACGGGTTTAGCGATGGTGTCTATGACCAAAATACCGCGCTTGGAAAAGAAGGGTTGCAGCCGCTTTTTGCCCGCGTTCAACATCTGCATGGGCCCGCTCTCACCCATAATATTTTAGAAAATATACATGCCATCCGCGATCAAACACCCCTGGTCGATGACCTGTCGGCGCTGATCATCACGCATCGCGCCGCTGGCGCATCTGGGCCTGAAACATCTGAATAA
- a CDS encoding argininosuccinate synthase, whose protein sequence is MSAPKKVVLAYSGGLDTSIILKWLQVEYGCEVVTFTADLGQGEELDPARKKAELLGIAPENIFIEDLREEFVRDFVFPMFRANALYEGLYLLGTSIARPLISKRLVEIAAATGADAVSHGATGKGNDQVRFELAAYALNPDIKVIAPWREWDLSSRTKLIAFAEENQIPIAKDKRGEAPFSVDANLLHTSSEGKVLEDPALDAPDYVYQRTVNPEDAPDKPEFVEIGFTGGDAVSINGETLSPAQLLTRLNALGGAHGIGRLDLVEGRFVGMKSRGIYETPGGTILLEAHRGIEQITLDRGAAHLKDELMPKYAELIYNGFWYSPEREMLQALIDKSQEHVTGTVRLKLYKGSVRTVGRWSEHSLYSEAHVTFEEDAGAYDQSDAAGFIQLNALRLKLLAARKRRLG, encoded by the coding sequence ATGAGTGCGCCCAAAAAAGTTGTATTGGCCTATTCCGGTGGCCTCGACACCTCGATCATTTTGAAATGGTTGCAGGTTGAATATGGCTGTGAAGTGGTGACGTTCACGGCTGATTTGGGGCAAGGTGAAGAGCTGGATCCGGCGCGTAAAAAGGCCGAGCTTTTGGGGATCGCTCCGGAAAATATTTTTATCGAGGATCTGCGCGAAGAATTTGTACGCGATTTTGTGTTTCCGATGTTTCGCGCCAATGCGCTGTATGAGGGGCTGTATTTGCTGGGCACGTCCATTGCGCGCCCGTTGATTTCCAAACGCTTGGTTGAAATTGCCGCCGCGACGGGCGCCGATGCGGTGTCGCATGGCGCAACCGGCAAGGGCAATGACCAGGTGCGCTTTGAATTGGCGGCTTATGCGCTGAACCCTGATATCAAAGTGATTGCGCCTTGGCGCGAATGGGATTTATCAAGCCGCACAAAACTGATCGCGTTTGCCGAAGAGAACCAAATCCCCATCGCTAAAGACAAGCGCGGCGAGGCACCATTTAGCGTCGATGCCAACCTGCTACATACCTCATCGGAGGGCAAGGTTTTGGAAGATCCCGCCTTGGATGCGCCGGATTACGTATATCAGCGGACGGTTAATCCTGAAGATGCACCCGATAAACCCGAATTTGTTGAAATCGGTTTTACGGGGGGAGATGCGGTTTCGATAAATGGCGAAACGCTGTCGCCAGCGCAGCTGCTCACTCGGCTGAATGCTCTGGGCGGCGCGCATGGCATTGGTAGGTTGGATCTGGTCGAGGGGCGCTTTGTTGGCATGAAATCGCGCGGCATTTACGAAACCCCGGGCGGTACAATTTTGCTGGAAGCGCATCGCGGTATCGAGCAAATCACCTTGGATCGTGGCGCGGCGCATTTGAAAGATGAGCTGATGCCCAAATATGCCGAGCTGATTTATAATGGGTTTTGGTACAGCCCCGAGCGTGAAATGCTGCAGGCTTTGATTGATAAAAGCCAAGAACATGTCACCGGCACGGTGCGTCTAAAGCTTTACAAAGGCTCGGTGCGCACGGTTGGCCGTTGGTCAGAACACTCGCTTTATTCCGAGGCGCATGTGACCTTTGAAGAGGATGCTGGCGCCTATGATCAAAGCGACGCGGCCGGATTTATTCAGCTGAATGCGCTGCGCTTGAAGCTACTTGCTGCCCGCAAGCGTCGTTTGGGCTAA
- a CDS encoding asparaginase, whose translation MQAPEALCEIWRGSFLESLHLGHAVICDETGQIVKSWGDPDAVILPRSSAKMIQALPLLSSGAGDHYGLAEQDFALACASHQGGQIHTSRVSAWLQALGYDQTALRCGAQPPRDRDEKRRVQAAQEAPCQIHNNCSGKHTGFLTLGRFLKGDDAYTDIAHPVQRACLEAFEQVTDAASPGHAIDGCSAPNFATSLLGLARAMAWFASAEARIDVASQAALRLRGAMAQYPDLVAGEGRACTELMQAMQGGTVVKTGAEGVFVAIIPQKRFGIAVKILDGSTRASECAIAALLCALGALPPAHPATLKRMHAPIVNWSGLHTGEIRPAPGLTL comes from the coding sequence ATGCAAGCCCCTGAAGCTTTATGTGAAATCTGGCGCGGATCATTTTTGGAAAGCCTACATCTGGGCCACGCTGTGATCTGTGATGAAACCGGACAAATTGTAAAATCATGGGGGGATCCTGACGCGGTTATTTTGCCGCGCTCTTCTGCCAAAATGATTCAAGCCTTGCCTTTGCTCAGCTCAGGCGCGGGCGATCACTATGGGCTTGCAGAGCAAGATTTTGCGCTGGCTTGCGCGTCGCATCAAGGCGGACAGATTCATACCAGCCGGGTCAGCGCCTGGTTACAGGCATTGGGATATGACCAAACAGCTTTGCGATGCGGCGCCCAGCCACCCCGGGACCGGGATGAAAAGCGGCGCGTGCAAGCGGCGCAGGAAGCACCCTGTCAAATTCATAATAATTGCTCGGGAAAGCATACCGGGTTTTTAACGCTGGGTCGGTTTTTAAAAGGCGATGATGCCTATACTGACATTGCGCATCCGGTGCAGCGCGCCTGCTTAGAAGCTTTTGAGCAGGTGACAGATGCCGCCAGCCCGGGGCACGCGATTGATGGATGTTCTGCGCCCAATTTTGCCACTTCATTGCTTGGATTGGCGCGGGCAATGGCTTGGTTCGCCAGCGCTGAGGCGCGCATTGATGTTGCTTCACAGGCGGCTTTACGATTGCGCGGCGCGATGGCGCAGTATCCGGATTTGGTGGCGGGTGAGGGCCGCGCCTGCACTGAATTGATGCAAGCCATGCAGGGCGGCACGGTGGTCAAAACGGGCGCCGAAGGCGTTTTCGTCGCCATTATCCCCCAAAAGCGCTTTGGCATCGCGGTAAAAATATTGGATGGCAGCACCCGCGCCAGTGAATGCGCGATTGCGGCTCTGCTCTGCGCTTTGGGGGCCTTGCCGCCCGCGCATCCTGCAACGCTGAAACGTATGCATGCGCCCATCGTCAATTGGAGCGGGCTGCACACTGGCGAGATCCGCCCCGCGCCAGGATTGACCCTGTGA
- a CDS encoding pseudouridine synthase gives MRDCGSALRFGGLAARASCNAETYACAHRQLERAAHWRDPPRARIDPVIVLFNKPYNVLSQFTDKGNAGSDRKTLSAFIDIPFVYPAGRLDRDSEGLLILTDDGKLQARISNPKHKMTKTYWVQVEGAPRQSDLERFEQGILLKDGKTLPAQARLIDPPADLWPRTPPVRFRKTVPEAWLEVSLREGRNRQVRRMTAALGFPTLRLIRAQIGPWQLGGLQPGRFEKILNLTASPRD, from the coding sequence ATGCGCGATTGCGGCTCTGCTCTGCGCTTTGGGGGCCTTGCCGCCCGCGCATCCTGCAACGCTGAAACGTATGCATGCGCCCATCGTCAATTGGAGCGGGCTGCACACTGGCGAGATCCGCCCCGCGCCAGGATTGACCCTGTGATCGTTTTATTCAACAAACCTTATAATGTGCTGTCGCAATTTACCGATAAGGGCAACGCGGGCAGTGATCGAAAGACGCTGTCAGCCTTTATCGATATCCCGTTTGTCTATCCTGCGGGGCGGCTTGATCGGGACAGCGAAGGTTTGTTGATTTTGACCGATGATGGCAAGCTGCAGGCGCGGATTTCCAACCCGAAACATAAAATGACCAAAACCTATTGGGTGCAAGTGGAAGGGGCGCCGCGGCAATCAGATCTTGAGCGGTTTGAACAAGGCATCCTGCTGAAAGATGGAAAGACCTTGCCTGCGCAGGCGCGCTTGATCGACCCGCCGGCCGATCTTTGGCCAAGAACCCCGCCGGTTCGGTTTCGCAAAACGGTGCCGGAGGCGTGGTTGGAGGTAAGTCTGCGCGAAGGGCGCAACCGTCAGGTACGCCGGATGACTGCTGCGCTGGGCTTTCCGACGCTGCGCTTAATCCGGGCGCAAATTGGACCTTGGCAGTTGGGGGGGTTGCAACCGGGTCGGTTTGAAAAAATCCTGAACCTGACCGCAAGCCCGCGCGATTGA
- the rlmN gene encoding 23S rRNA (adenine(2503)-C(2))-methyltransferase RlmN: MSVNAPITQDVLTLPRKLPEGPINLIGLTRAALREALIAQGTPDKQAKMRAGQIWQWIYAKGCRDFSQMTNLSKDYRAKLAETFALEVPKVITRQISSDGTRKYLVRIAGGHEVEIVYIPEEDRGTLCISSQVGCTLTCSFCHTGTQKLVRNLSAGEIIGQVLVARDDLGEWPEPGNPPNPVRLLSNIVLMGMGEPLYNFDNVRDAMKIAMDPEGICLSRRRITLSTSGVVPEIAKTAEEIGCLLAVSFHATTDEVRDKLVPINKKWNIETLLSELRAYPKLSNSERITFEYVMLKGVNDSDADARRLLKLIKGIPAKINLIPFNEWPGAPYQRSDRARIKAFSDIIFNAGYASPIRRPRGEDIMAACGQLKSATERARKSRKEIAAETGL; the protein is encoded by the coding sequence ATGTCGGTCAACGCTCCGATCACCCAAGACGTATTGACCCTGCCCCGCAAGCTGCCAGAGGGCCCGATAAATTTGATCGGGCTCACCCGGGCCGCCTTGCGCGAGGCATTGATTGCGCAGGGCACGCCCGATAAACAGGCCAAAATGCGCGCCGGGCAGATTTGGCAATGGATTTACGCCAAAGGCTGCCGTGATTTTTCGCAGATGACCAATCTGTCAAAAGACTATCGCGCCAAACTCGCCGAAACCTTCGCTCTTGAAGTGCCCAAAGTGATCACGCGACAAATCTCCAGCGATGGCACGCGCAAATATCTGGTGCGCATAGCTGGCGGGCATGAGGTAGAGATCGTTTATATTCCCGAAGAAGATCGCGGCACTTTGTGCATTAGCAGCCAAGTGGGCTGTACGCTCACCTGCTCTTTTTGCCATACTGGTACGCAAAAGCTGGTGCGCAATCTATCCGCCGGAGAAATCATTGGCCAAGTCTTGGTGGCCCGCGATGATCTAGGCGAGTGGCCGGAACCGGGAAATCCGCCCAACCCGGTGCGCCTGCTTTCCAATATCGTACTGATGGGCATGGGCGAGCCGCTGTATAATTTTGACAATGTGCGCGATGCGATGAAGATCGCGATGGACCCCGAGGGCATTTGCCTGTCGCGGCGCCGGATCACGCTGTCAACATCCGGTGTGGTACCCGAAATTGCCAAAACCGCCGAGGAAATCGGCTGTCTGCTGGCAGTGTCCTTTCACGCCACGACCGATGAGGTGCGCGATAAATTGGTGCCAATCAACAAGAAATGGAATATCGAAACATTGCTCAGCGAATTGCGCGCCTATCCGAAACTGTCCAATTCAGAGCGCATCACTTTTGAATACGTGATGTTGAAAGGTGTGAATGACAGCGATGCTGATGCCCGCCGATTGCTAAAGCTGATCAAAGGAATTCCGGCGAAGATCAACCTGATCCCGTTCAACGAATGGCCCGGCGCGCCCTATCAACGCTCGGACCGCGCGCGGATCAAAGCGTTTTCGGATATTATTTTCAATGCTGGCTATGCCAGCCCGATCCGGCGCCCGCGCGGCGAGGATATTATGGCGGCCTGTGGGCAGTTAAAATCGGCGACCGAGCGGGCCCGCAAAAGCCGCAAAGAGATCGCCGCAGAAACCGGGTTATGA
- the ilvA gene encoding threonine ammonia-lyase IlvA, whose product MTDFQSLARAAEAEMRHVFAETPLQKNEHLSAIFDADIWLKREDLSPVRSYKLRGAFNAMRKRPDQRSFVCASAGNHAQGVAYMCRHFDVTGTIFMPVTTPQQKIQKTKIFGGENVSIQLVGDYFDDCLKAAQNFCQEQGAHFLSPFDDADVIEGQASVAVEIERQLGSTPDHIILPVGGGGLSSGLLSYFGTTSQFTLVEPLGGACLWAALIAGKPVKLDKVDTFADGAAVGQIGQRTFECLKSIGLANVLRIPEDRICITMLEMLNIEGIVLEPAGALAIDALKDLGQMIRGRKVICVSSGGNFDFERLPEVKERAQRFAGVKKYLILRMPQRPGALKEFLNLLGPDDDITRFEYLKKSARNFGSILIGLETKNTDGFEAFFASLEAAGYTYSDITNDETLAQFVI is encoded by the coding sequence ATGACCGATTTTCAATCTCTTGCCCGCGCCGCCGAAGCCGAAATGCGCCACGTATTTGCCGAAACACCGCTGCAAAAAAACGAGCATCTCTCGGCTATATTTGACGCCGATATTTGGCTGAAACGCGAAGACCTTTCTCCGGTGCGCTCCTACAAGCTGCGCGGCGCATTTAATGCGATGCGCAAACGCCCAGATCAACGCAGTTTTGTTTGCGCCAGCGCAGGGAATCATGCGCAGGGCGTGGCCTATATGTGCCGGCATTTTGATGTGACCGGCACGATTTTCATGCCAGTCACAACGCCGCAGCAAAAAATTCAGAAAACAAAGATTTTTGGCGGCGAAAATGTGTCAATTCAATTGGTGGGTGATTATTTTGACGATTGTTTGAAAGCCGCGCAAAATTTCTGTCAAGAACAAGGTGCGCATTTTCTATCACCCTTTGATGATGCGGATGTGATCGAAGGCCAAGCCTCTGTGGCCGTAGAGATCGAACGGCAATTGGGCAGCACCCCGGATCATATTATTCTGCCTGTGGGCGGGGGCGGCTTGTCCTCAGGTCTGCTCAGCTATTTTGGCACCACAAGCCAATTTACTTTGGTCGAGCCGTTGGGTGGAGCCTGCCTTTGGGCCGCTTTGATCGCGGGCAAACCGGTCAAGCTGGATAAGGTGGATACGTTTGCCGATGGCGCTGCGGTGGGCCAAATCGGCCAGCGTACGTTCGAATGCTTAAAAAGTATCGGATTGGCCAATGTGCTGCGGATTCCCGAAGATCGGATCTGTATCACCATGCTTGAAATGCTGAATATCGAAGGCATTGTATTGGAGCCAGCTGGCGCCTTGGCCATCGATGCGCTGAAAGATCTCGGTCAAATGATCCGTGGTCGCAAAGTGATTTGCGTCTCTTCGGGGGGAAATTTTGACTTTGAACGGCTGCCAGAGGTGAAAGAGCGCGCGCAGCGCTTTGCCGGCGTTAAAAAATACTTGATTTTAAGAATGCCGCAGCGCCCCGGTGCGTTGAAGGAGTTTTTGAATTTATTGGGCCCCGATGATGATATCACGCGTTTTGAATATCTGAAAAAATCTGCGCGAAACTTTGGATCAATCTTGATCGGATTGGAAACCAAAAACACCGATGGTTTTGAAGCTTTTTTTGCCAGCCTCGAGGCCGCCGGCTACACTTATTCTGACATAACAAATGATGAAACGCTGGCACAATTTGTCATTTAA